A stretch of Anaeromyxobacter dehalogenans 2CP-1 DNA encodes these proteins:
- the hypD gene encoding hydrogenase formation protein HypD, whose product MSNEDLFRQLKFRDPARARALAEALRHNMDAIGREVSVMHVCGSHEQAIARFGLRAVLPPGLELIMGPGCPVCVTDGPEVDEAVALAMQGVRVCTYGDMLRLPGTARSLADAQADGGKVEVVYSISQAVELAHAHPDEQVVFLASGFETTAVATAAVALASPPPNFSILSVHKYVPAAMEIVAASKETHIEGYIAAGHAAIITGWAIFEPFAARTGAPVVVAGFEPLDILAALVKLTELIREGRPEVANVYPRCVTKEGNLPAQRSLWRAFRTVTGRWRGIAEVPGGNLELVPELASLDARKRFRIDTAGVRDAAAEEEAKGCLCGRIMLGLATPEHCALFGTTCVPESPVGACMVSSEGQCRIWHTYGGVPDLRKVG is encoded by the coding sequence ATGTCGAACGAGGATCTCTTCCGGCAGCTCAAGTTCCGCGATCCGGCCCGCGCCCGCGCGCTCGCCGAGGCGCTCCGCCACAACATGGACGCCATCGGCCGCGAGGTGTCGGTGATGCACGTGTGCGGCAGCCACGAGCAGGCCATCGCCCGCTTCGGCCTGCGCGCGGTGCTCCCGCCCGGCCTGGAGCTCATCATGGGCCCGGGCTGCCCGGTCTGCGTCACCGACGGCCCCGAGGTGGACGAGGCGGTCGCGCTGGCGATGCAGGGCGTGCGCGTGTGCACGTACGGTGACATGCTCCGGCTCCCCGGCACCGCGCGCTCGCTCGCCGACGCGCAGGCCGACGGCGGCAAGGTCGAGGTGGTGTACTCGATCTCGCAGGCGGTCGAGCTCGCCCATGCGCACCCCGACGAGCAGGTGGTGTTCCTGGCGAGCGGCTTCGAGACCACCGCGGTGGCCACCGCGGCGGTGGCGCTCGCGTCCCCGCCCCCGAACTTCTCCATCCTCTCGGTCCACAAGTACGTCCCGGCGGCGATGGAGATCGTGGCCGCCTCGAAGGAGACGCACATCGAGGGCTACATCGCGGCCGGGCACGCCGCGATCATCACCGGCTGGGCCATCTTCGAGCCGTTCGCGGCCCGCACCGGCGCGCCGGTGGTGGTGGCCGGGTTCGAGCCGCTCGACATCCTGGCGGCGCTGGTGAAGCTCACCGAGCTCATCCGCGAGGGTCGGCCCGAGGTGGCGAACGTCTACCCGCGCTGCGTGACGAAGGAGGGCAACCTCCCGGCGCAGCGCTCGCTGTGGCGGGCGTTCCGGACCGTGACCGGCCGCTGGCGCGGCATCGCCGAGGTCCCGGGCGGCAACCTCGAGCTGGTGCCGGAGCTCGCCTCGCTCGACGCCCGCAAGCGCTTCCGCATCGACACGGCGGGCGTGCGCGACGCGGCGGCGGAGGAGGAGGCGAAGGGGTGCCTCTGCGGCCGGATCATGCTCGGCCTCGCCACCCCGGAGCACTGCGCGCTGTTCGGCACCACCTGCGTCCCCGAGTCGCCGGTGGGGGCGTGCATGGTGTCGTCGGAGGGGCAGTGCCGGATCTGGCACACGTACGGCGGCGTGCCCGATCTGCGCAAGGTCGGCTAG